The Microlunatus soli genome contains the following window.
CACCACAGTCGGTTGCAACACGGCGCCGTGCTCCGCAGACTGGGCGTTGACGGCACCGCACGGAACTGGCGGACGGTTCAGGCACTGGTCGACCTGACCGCCGCGGAATGATCACCCGGCCCGAACCGACATCTGCGAGCGCAGCACCGCGAACTCGCAGCCCGGAGAGGACGGGTCGAATCCGTGTTCGATCAGCCAGCGGGCCGCCCCGAGGCTTCGCAGCGACCACCAGGCACTGATCACCTCCCGGTCGACGGCGCCGCCGTAGCCGGCCAGCAGGTCGTCCACGTGCTCCGCATGGCCGAGCGTCAGGGTGGCGAGGTCCCACAGTGGATCGCCCTGGCTCGCCTCGGACCAGTCGATCACCCCGGTGACGGCGTCGTCGTCGACGAAGACGTGGCTGATCTGCAGATCCCCGTGGATGAAGGCCGGCGTCCAAGGCCGCAATGCGGCCTCCGCCAGTCGACGATTGTGGCCGACCACCTCGGCAGGCAGCACGTCGTTGTCCACCAACCAGCGGCATTCGGTATCCAGCTCGGTCCTGATGTCGTCGACCCGCTGTCCGGGCCAGGGCGGCAACGGCGCGTCATGCAACGTCCGGATGGCGGCGCCGGCGGCCGCCCAGGCCGCAGCAGAAGCCGTCGACGGCTCCCCGAGTCGGCCCAGAGCCGTCCCCGGCACGGCTGAGATCGCCAGCACGGGTGGCCGGCGCCACAGCACCTCCGGGGTCGGAATCGGCGCCAGCGTCATCGCCTCGGCCTCGACGGAGGTTCGGTCCTGATCGGCGTCGATCTTGAGGAAGACGTCCCCCACCCGCAGCGTTGTCCGCTCGCTGTGCGCGACGACGATCTCGACCTCATCCACGCCCGCGATTATCACCGCGGCATCCGCAGTGGACAACGGGATTTCGACTCCCCGGCCGACCCCGATGATCAAGGGATGCTGACGCCGGTCAGGTCCTCCGACAGCGTCCACAACCGGGTCGCATCATCGTCCTTGCGTAGCGGTGCCCAGAGTCGCTGCTCACCCGCCGGACCGCCCAGGTTGCCCGGCCACTGCGGGCCGTAGCAGGAACCGTCGCGCGCATCGGGTGCGGTCGCCGCCAGCAACGCGGGCAGCTTCGCGGTGTCCACCGTGCCGACGATCAGACCGCGGGCCGAGAGCCAGCGGATGATCCGGACATCGCGGGTGTCGGTGTTGCGCCCGACCTCCGGGCGCGCCGACAGCAGGCCGGTCGGCGCGACACCGGGATGCGACAGGGTGCTGGTGATCCCCCAGCCCGCAGCACGGCTCCGGCGGCCGAGTTCGAGACCGAACAACCCGCAGGCGATCTTGGATTGCCGATAGGCGCGCATGCCGTCGTACCGCTGTTGCCAGTTGGGGTCGTCGAAGTTGATCATGCCGCTCCGGGCTGCGACGCTGGTCTGCGACGTCACCCGCGCCCGCCCGGCGGTGAGCAGTGGCAACAGTGCACCGGTCAGCGCGAAGTGGCCCAGATGATTGGTGCCGAACTGCAGCTCGAATCCGTCGGACGTGGTCTGCCGATCCGGCGGAGTCATCACGCCGGCGTTGTTGATCAGGATCTGGATCGGCACGCCGTCGCTGCGCAGCCGCTCGCCGAGCGCGGCAACCGATTCCAGCGACGACAGGTCGAGCTTCTCCAACACCAGCCTGGCCGCCGGATGCCGATCACGGATCTTGGTCACGGCGGCCTCCCCCTTGACCGGATTACGCACCGGCATCACCACCTCGGCTCCGGCACCGGCCAACGCGGTCGCGATCCCGAGTCCGACCCCGTCGCTGGCGCCGGTGACGACTGCACGCTTGCCGCTGAGGTCGGGAATGCTGACGTCGTACCGTCTGCCGTCGCTCCTGCTGAGTGGCATGAGTTGCTCCTTGAATGGTCGGGGTGTCGCCGGGTGCTACCAGACTTGCCCACAACGCCGGCGTTATCCACGGCCTGACGATCAGTGGCTAACGAACCCGGTCCACGCAAGGATGCCGTCATGATCGATCGCCCCGCCCTGGCCGACTTCCTGCGGAGCCGGCGCCAGGCGTTGCAGCCCGAGGATGTCGGTCTGCCGCGCGGCAGCCGGCGTCGTACCAGCGGGCTGCGCCGCGAAGAGGTCGCCGCGCTGTGTCACATGTCGGCCGACTACTACGCACGCCTGGAGCGCGCCCGTGGACCGCAGCCGTCCCAACAGATGGTGGCCGCGATGGCGCAAGGTCTTCATCTGTCGCGGGCCGAGCGTGATCATCTGTTCCTGTTGGCCGGTCACGAACCGCCGGCGAGAGGGACGTCCGGTGATCACGTCAGCCCTGGGATGATGCGGATCTTCGACCGGCTCACCGACACCCCTGCCGAGATCGTCACCGAACTGGGCGAGACCCTGCGGCAGACCGCGATCGGTGCAGCGTTGGTCGGGGATCTGTGTCAGTACGAGGGTCCGTCCCGCAGCATCGGCTACCGTTGGTTCACCGATCCGACGGCGCGCGATCGCTACCCGGCCGAGGACCACGACTTCTATTCCCGGATGTATGTCTCGGGACTGCGCAGTGTCCTCACGCTCCGCGGCCCGACGTCGCGGGCCGCGCAACTCGCCGACCTGCTCGACGGGCGGAGCGAGGAGTTCCGAGAGCTGTGGAAGGAACATCAGGTCGGGATCCGTCCGCGGGAGATCAAGCGCTATCAACACCCGTCGGTCGGGTTGATCGAACTGCACTGCCAGATCCTGCTCGACCCGGAGGAATCCCAATCCCTGTTGGTCTACACGGCCACACCGGGCACCGAGAGCCATGACAAATTGCGACTGCTGTCGGTGATCGGCAGCACGATCGGCTGATCCTCCTCATGCCGACCCGGCCGACCGTGTTCGGGCTGATCGTGCCGTCCGGTCTGGTTGCCCGGACTGCGCGCAGCACCGCCGCGATCATGATCGAATGGCGGATCCGGTTGTCGACCCGAACGCCGCCGACCAACACCGGCGAACGTCACCGACCGAGTCGTTCGGCCACGACGACTCGGTGCGCGCCGCCCGGTTCGCCGACCTGGCGGAGCTCGGCCCGACTGGAGATGCCGAGCTTGGTGTAGATGTGCTGCAGATGGTTCTCCACCGTCCGCCGGGACAGACACAGTGCGCCGGCCACCTCGGCCGAGGTCCGGCCGGCGATCACCGCATTCATGATCTCCCGCTCCCGATGGGTCAACGCCGCCCCCGGGAATTCCGGGGCCGGTCGCCACCAACCAGGAACAGCCAGCTGCGCCTCCGCGGAGAGACGACGCACCAGCTGCCGGGCAGCTACCGCATCCGGCGTCGGCAGATCGCTGTCGTCGGCCGCGATCGCGCTGACGGCCGAGTCACCGGCCAACAACAGCATTCCCGAGCGATCCAACGATGCCGCCAGCTTGGCCAATCTGCCCGGATCATGATCGGACAGTGCCGCCGCATGCTCGACGAACGACTCGAGTAACGGTCCCTGCGTGACGGCAGAGAGATTCGCGATCCGGGACCTCGCGGCCTCGGTGTCGTTGATCCTCTGCCGCAGCAGCAGCCCCAGGAGCTCGATCAGAACGTTGCCCTCGGACCGGGCCCGCCGGCAGACGTCGGCTGCGAGCTCGGAGCCGGCCGACCGCTCGCCCCGGAGATCGAGGGTCACCGACCTGATCAGGTCCACCCATTCGTCGAGCCCCCACCACGCCTCGGCGACCGGACCGGTGGGGCTCGTCGGGCCGCACGTCTGCAGCGCACGCGCCGCGTGCTGATGCGTCGTCTCCGCCGCTCCCGGGCGGCCGGCGAGCTGTTCGGCGAGAGAGCGCAGTTCCATGATCAACGGTGCCAGTCCCAACCGCCGCTCGGTCTGCAGCTCCGGCAAGCAGTCTGTGAGCAGCCGTGCCGCCGTCACCGGACGCGCAGCAGCCAACGCGATCAGGCCGGCCAACAGGCAGCCTGCGGCGTGGCTGCTGGCTCGTCGTTCCCGCACCCCGAGCCGACACAATCGGGTCGCGACCTGCTGCGCCTGTCCTGGCTCGTCACAGAACATCAGGCAGATCCCGATCATGAACTCGTTGATCGGATCCGATCGCTGCTCCGGCGCCGCCTGCCGTGCTGCTCGTCGCGCGCCACGCAGCGCTTCGACGGCCCGGCCACGGCAGAGATCGACGACCGCGGACCTCAGGTTGCGGTCGAGCGGCAGGTGATCATGGTGAATGCGGCTCGGCGTCGGCCGGCGGACCGGCACCCGGCCGCCGATCACCCGGGCCAGCCGCTCGGACGATCGGCGCCGACGCAGGGTGGAGACCGTGGCCAGGGCGACCAGGCCGGCCAGCGGCTCACCGGACACCGACTCACCGTCGCTCGACCAACGCAGGTATCCGATCTGTTCGGCAGCTTCCAGCGACTCCGGATCATGCAGCGCAAGCAGGGTCCGGATCGGCATCGGCCCGGCCGATGCCAGCGTGATCAGCACATCGATCAGCTCGCCGCCGGAGTGGCCGAGT
Protein-coding sequences here:
- a CDS encoding phosphotransferase family protein, whose product is MDEVEIVVAHSERTTLRVGDVFLKIDADQDRTSVEAEAMTLAPIPTPEVLWRRPPVLAISAVPGTALGRLGEPSTASAAAWAAAGAAIRTLHDAPLPPWPGQRVDDIRTELDTECRWLVDNDVLPAEVVGHNRRLAEAALRPWTPAFIHGDLQISHVFVDDDAVTGVIDWSEASQGDPLWDLATLTLGHAEHVDDLLAGYGGAVDREVISAWWSLRSLGAARWLIEHGFDPSSPGCEFAVLRSQMSVRAG
- a CDS encoding SDR family oxidoreductase, with product MPLSRSDGRRYDVSIPDLSGKRAVVTGASDGVGLGIATALAGAGAEVVMPVRNPVKGEAAVTKIRDRHPAARLVLEKLDLSSLESVAALGERLRSDGVPIQILINNAGVMTPPDRQTTSDGFELQFGTNHLGHFALTGALLPLLTAGRARVTSQTSVAARSGMINFDDPNWQQRYDGMRAYRQSKIACGLFGLELGRRSRAAGWGITSTLSHPGVAPTGLLSARPEVGRNTDTRDVRIIRWLSARGLIVGTVDTAKLPALLAATAPDARDGSCYGPQWPGNLGGPAGEQRLWAPLRKDDDATRLWTLSEDLTGVSIP
- a CDS encoding helix-turn-helix transcriptional regulator, which codes for MIDRPALADFLRSRRQALQPEDVGLPRGSRRRTSGLRREEVAALCHMSADYYARLERARGPQPSQQMVAAMAQGLHLSRAERDHLFLLAGHEPPARGTSGDHVSPGMMRIFDRLTDTPAEIVTELGETLRQTAIGAALVGDLCQYEGPSRSIGYRWFTDPTARDRYPAEDHDFYSRMYVSGLRSVLTLRGPTSRAAQLADLLDGRSEEFRELWKEHQVGIRPREIKRYQHPSVGLIELHCQILLDPEESQSLLVYTATPGTESHDKLRLLSVIGSTIG
- a CDS encoding helix-turn-helix transcriptional regulator, which produces MAEPRDRSAVRDHRQLKINRAVRRALSDPHAAGVVVAGGVGAGKSHTLRVLAGDLHWVGPPDHQPVVVRTRTGSRREIDPLLVSCREAVIGRAGRRDVVVVADDLEQWELPALAALAHGIDGDGVRLLGAVRSRQLPQVLGALRPSRPLTLVRLAPWRVIDLQRYTTDTLGGRLQPMSARRLLDFSGGNPQCLMELLQDGRLSGRLRRRNDLWFWTGPITVPPITQARIGDELGHSGGELIDVLITLASAGPMPIRTLLALHDPESLEAAEQIGYLRWSSDGESVSGEPLAGLVALATVSTLRRRRSSERLARVIGGRVPVRRPTPSRIHHDHLPLDRNLRSAVVDLCRGRAVEALRGARRAARQAAPEQRSDPINEFMIGICLMFCDEPGQAQQVATRLCRLGVRERRASSHAAGCLLAGLIALAAARPVTAARLLTDCLPELQTERRLGLAPLIMELRSLAEQLAGRPGAAETTHQHAARALQTCGPTSPTGPVAEAWWGLDEWVDLIRSVTLDLRGERSAGSELAADVCRRARSEGNVLIELLGLLLRQRINDTEAARSRIANLSAVTQGPLLESFVEHAAALSDHDPGRLAKLAASLDRSGMLLLAGDSAVSAIAADDSDLPTPDAVAARQLVRRLSAEAQLAVPGWWRPAPEFPGAALTHREREIMNAVIAGRTSAEVAGALCLSRRTVENHLQHIYTKLGISSRAELRQVGEPGGAHRVVVAERLGR